In Vibrio bathopelagicus, one DNA window encodes the following:
- a CDS encoding MaoC family dehydratase — translation MKVIDLFKHRGDSVSSQHSEFMQWMSPALREYWGDFLNRTQNSHFFAWVRDHHQPAVNEDAPAMPIEKPIEIKPEAQLVLNELNQQIGEVIHTGDWINVSQERINQFGLVTEDMQWIHTEPEKAETDSPFKTTIAHGFLTLSLLPRLTDSVDPDKSQFPTAKMVVNIGLNQVRFPYPVKSGSNVRAKSTLTKVTPIKKGLEIEREIRVEIEGVRRPGAVIVSVIQLHF, via the coding sequence ATGAAGGTCATTGATTTATTTAAACACCGAGGCGATAGCGTTTCTTCGCAACACTCAGAGTTTATGCAATGGATGTCTCCAGCTCTTAGAGAGTATTGGGGCGACTTTCTGAACCGCACGCAAAATAGTCATTTCTTCGCATGGGTTCGTGATCACCACCAACCAGCAGTGAATGAAGATGCTCCGGCTATGCCGATAGAGAAGCCGATTGAAATTAAGCCTGAAGCACAACTGGTGTTGAATGAGCTTAACCAGCAGATCGGTGAAGTTATTCATACTGGCGATTGGATTAATGTAAGTCAAGAGCGCATTAACCAGTTTGGTTTAGTGACTGAAGATATGCAGTGGATTCATACTGAGCCAGAGAAAGCAGAAACTGATTCTCCGTTCAAAACGACGATCGCGCATGGTTTCTTAACTTTGTCTTTGCTTCCTCGTTTGACTGACAGCGTTGATCCTGACAAGTCTCAATTCCCAACGGCTAAAATGGTTGTGAACATTGGTCTTAACCAAGTTCGTTTTCCTTACCCTGTTAAGTCAGGCAGCAATGTTCGCGCTAAGAGCACGTTGACAAAAGTAACGCCGATCAAAAAGGGTTTAGAGATTGAACGCGAAATCCGCGTAGAAATCGAAGGGGTTCGTCGCCCTGGTGCAGTGATTGTGTCGGTGATTCAACTTCACTTTTAA
- a CDS encoding phosphate ABC transporter substrate-binding protein produces the protein MLRVALASLLSLALSSQAAFAQETNISGSTSVARVMDVLAEEYNKTHPDNYIAVQGIGSTAGITMVNKGVADIGMSSRYLTDREQSEELKVFPIAFDGLAVVTNRSNGVNNITREQLFDIYKGKVTNWKQVGGADQPIAVVTREASSGSRYSFESLLGLTKIINDRLVSDINPNNLVVNSNSMVKTIVNHNPHAIGFISVGSVDRSIKAITFEGIEPTSKNIANHSYELARPFLLLHKTESVSDESIDFIKFVKSKQGQDLIEEYGYTRFK, from the coding sequence TTTATCCTTAGCCCTTTCTTCTCAAGCTGCTTTTGCACAAGAAACCAATATTTCGGGCTCCACTTCTGTTGCGCGAGTGATGGATGTATTAGCAGAGGAGTACAACAAGACTCATCCTGATAATTACATCGCGGTTCAGGGTATAGGCTCTACAGCTGGTATTACCATGGTGAACAAAGGTGTGGCTGATATTGGTATGAGCTCACGCTACTTAACCGACCGTGAACAGAGCGAGGAATTAAAAGTATTCCCGATCGCCTTTGACGGCCTAGCAGTCGTAACAAATCGTTCGAACGGCGTGAATAACATCACTCGTGAACAGCTATTCGATATCTACAAAGGTAAGGTAACCAATTGGAAACAAGTAGGCGGTGCGGATCAGCCTATCGCGGTTGTGACTCGTGAAGCTTCCTCTGGTTCTCGCTACAGCTTCGAAAGCTTACTTGGTTTAACGAAAATCATTAATGACCGTCTAGTGTCTGACATCAACCCAAATAACTTGGTTGTAAATAGCAACAGCATGGTAAAAACGATTGTTAACCATAACCCACACGCTATTGGCTTTATCTCTGTTGGTTCTGTCGATCGCTCGATCAAAGCAATCACATTTGAAGGCATTGAGCCGACATCTAAGAACATTGCGAACCACAGCTATGAACTGGCTCGCCCATTCTTGTTGCTACACAAAACGGAATCGGTTTCTGACGAAAGCATAGACTTCATCAAGTTCGTGAAGTCGAAGCAAGGACAGGACCTTATCGAAGAATACGGCTACACACGCTTTAAGTAA